In Mastigocladopsis repens PCC 10914, a single window of DNA contains:
- a CDS encoding YnfA family protein, producing the protein MQTLVFFLLAALGEISGCYAFWAWLRLGKSILWIFPGILALIIFAFSLTKVDASNAGRVYAAYGGIYIFSSLVWLWLAEGVKPEWWDLLGVTISLIGTFVILFGSHRL; encoded by the coding sequence ATGCAAACGCTTGTCTTCTTCTTACTTGCTGCTTTAGGAGAAATCTCTGGTTGCTACGCCTTTTGGGCTTGGTTGAGACTAGGAAAAAGCATACTTTGGATTTTTCCAGGCATCTTAGCCCTGATTATCTTCGCTTTTTCTCTAACCAAGGTAGATGCTTCAAATGCTGGAAGAGTATACGCTGCCTATGGCGGTATTTACATTTTCTCATCTCTTGTTTGGTTATGGTTGGCTGAAGGTGTCAAGCCGGAGTGGTGGGACTTACTTGGCGTTACAATCTCTCTAATAGGAACGTTTGTGATTTTGTTCGGCTCACATCGGCTGTAA
- a CDS encoding GNAT family N-acetyltransferase encodes MAARMKMASLLPRNLSVVIRPVQHRDLDGIERLTQESFAAQTPNGACDAMRQMQWLRSWYGLLKFLNWFPNPLQYRFCAYVAEQGRMLLGMIQVSPFNRTHSTWRVDRVMLERAADKQAIGSQLLRYCFESILEARTWILEVNVNDKDALALYRKNGFQRLAEMTYWEIEPELLQELAQSEPDLANLLPVSNADAQLLYQLDTSSMPPLVRQVFDRNADDFKTSLFGALTEAFKQWVTKTEVVSGYVFEPQRKAAIGYFQVRLERKGQQPHVGTLTVNPAYTWLYPELLSQLARIAQDFPPQALQLTSADYHPEREEYLERIGASRREHTLMMSRSVWHKLRESKFVSLEGIQLPEMLQGLQPARKPIPGGMSWAQQGQHLSSDRGAQPNTTKETVAFSYNSSVEASSQPESADAQQE; translated from the coding sequence ATGGCGGCTCGAATGAAAATGGCCTCTTTACTTCCCCGCAATCTTAGCGTTGTCATCCGACCAGTCCAACACCGGGACTTGGACGGAATTGAACGCCTAACTCAAGAGTCATTCGCAGCCCAAACCCCTAATGGAGCCTGTGATGCTATGCGGCAAATGCAATGGTTACGCAGTTGGTATGGGTTACTCAAGTTTTTGAATTGGTTTCCTAACCCGCTACAGTATCGTTTTTGCGCGTACGTAGCAGAACAAGGGCGTATGCTTCTGGGGATGATCCAAGTATCGCCATTTAACCGTACGCACAGCACCTGGCGTGTTGATCGCGTAATGCTAGAGCGTGCCGCTGATAAGCAAGCAATAGGCTCGCAACTTTTGCGCTATTGCTTTGAGTCGATTTTAGAGGCTCGTACTTGGATTTTAGAAGTTAATGTCAATGACAAAGACGCATTAGCGCTTTATCGCAAAAATGGATTTCAGCGTCTAGCAGAAATGACATACTGGGAAATAGAACCAGAGTTGCTTCAAGAATTGGCGCAATCAGAGCCTGACTTGGCGAATCTACTGCCTGTGAGTAATGCCGACGCTCAACTGCTCTATCAACTAGATACCTCATCAATGCCACCTTTAGTAAGGCAGGTGTTTGACCGCAACGCTGATGACTTTAAAACAAGCCTGTTCGGCGCTTTAACAGAAGCATTTAAGCAGTGGGTGACGAAAACAGAAGTCGTGAGTGGTTACGTTTTTGAACCCCAGCGCAAAGCAGCAATTGGCTATTTTCAAGTGCGACTTGAGCGCAAAGGTCAACAGCCTCATGTGGGAACGTTGACAGTTAACCCAGCATACACCTGGCTGTATCCAGAGTTGCTGTCTCAACTGGCGCGGATAGCACAGGATTTTCCTCCACAAGCTCTACAACTGACATCGGCGGACTATCACCCAGAAAGAGAAGAGTATTTGGAGCGAATTGGCGCAAGTCGCAGAGAACACACCCTCATGATGTCTCGCTCAGTGTGGCACAAACTTCGGGAGTCAAAATTTGTCTCCCTAGAAGGGATTCAATTACCAGAGATGTTGCAAGGTTTACAACCTGCACGCAAACCCATACCTGGTGGTATGTCATGGGCACAACAAGGACAGCATCTGTCTTCAGATAGAGGAGCACAACCCAATACAACTAAAGAAACTGTTGCATTTTCGTACAACAGTAGCGTGGAAGCATCTAGCCAGCCAGAGTCAGCAGATGCACAGCAGGAGTAA
- the ruvX gene encoding Holliday junction resolvase RuvX, which translates to MPPSGASVNDKKQPREFISALGLDVGRKRVGVAGCDRTGLIASGITTVERASFERDVEQIRQLVNERQVQVLVVGLPYSMDGSLGFQARQVQKFTTRLAKALKLPVEYVDERLTSYQAEQMLIAEKRSPSRHKELIDRKAASLILQQWLDVRRATSKSRLTSAD; encoded by the coding sequence ATCCCCCCCTCCGGTGCATCTGTTAATGACAAAAAGCAACCGAGGGAGTTTATCTCAGCTTTGGGATTAGATGTAGGTCGCAAGCGTGTTGGTGTTGCAGGATGCGATCGCACTGGTTTGATTGCTAGTGGTATTACTACTGTAGAGCGCGCATCGTTTGAGCGGGATGTGGAGCAAATACGACAACTCGTCAATGAGCGGCAAGTGCAAGTCCTAGTCGTTGGGTTACCTTATTCTATGGATGGGTCATTAGGGTTTCAGGCGCGTCAAGTGCAGAAGTTTACCACCAGACTTGCCAAAGCTCTGAAACTGCCTGTGGAATATGTTGATGAGCGATTAACTTCATATCAAGCAGAGCAAATGCTCATAGCAGAAAAGCGATCGCCATCTCGTCATAAAGAATTAATTGACCGTAAAGCAGCATCGCTCATCTTACAACAATGGCTGGATGTAAGGCGAGCTACCTCTAAAAGCAGATTGACTTCTGCGGATTAA
- a CDS encoding DUF3727 domain-containing protein, whose amino-acid sequence MLPSQFPEENDQAHAGSITLNDDKDRTLDCYIEHSLTVDDQEYVLLLPVDSPIEIFAWQGDGDDEEAILVEDEATIDQIFGIAQAVLSEQNLILKNTAYALTVAGELPPVEESELFTLEIEDEGTDLEPEQLQLLSSFYHEEQEYAIYTPLDPLLFFARISKTGKPELLSPEEFRQVQPLLEEHLFNEVE is encoded by the coding sequence ATGTTACCCTCACAATTTCCTGAAGAAAATGACCAGGCTCATGCTGGTTCTATCACTTTAAACGACGACAAAGACAGAACCCTTGATTGTTACATTGAGCATTCACTCACCGTCGATGATCAAGAGTACGTTTTACTTCTTCCAGTTGACTCACCAATAGAAATTTTTGCTTGGCAAGGTGATGGCGACGACGAAGAAGCCATTTTAGTAGAAGATGAAGCGACGATTGACCAAATTTTTGGCATTGCCCAAGCTGTTCTCTCCGAGCAAAATCTGATTTTGAAAAACACCGCTTATGCTCTGACTGTTGCGGGTGAGTTACCACCAGTGGAGGAGTCAGAACTCTTTACTTTAGAAATTGAAGATGAAGGGACAGATTTAGAACCAGAGCAATTACAGCTCCTATCGAGCTTCTACCACGAAGAACAGGAATACGCCATTTACACTCCCCTCGATCCACTGCTGTTTTTTGCCAGAATATCTAAAACTGGTAAACCAGAATTACTCTCCCCAGAGGAGTTTCGTCAAGTGCAACCCTTGTTGGAAGAACATTTGTTCAATGAGGTTGAATAA
- a CDS encoding endolytic transglycosylase MltG, with translation MARYDGTHVFSHSLEDHEAAVAKIEKQRQ, from the coding sequence GTGGCACGGTACGATGGTACTCATGTGTTCAGTCATTCTTTAGAAGACCACGAAGCAGCGGTTGCCAAAATCGAAAAACAGCGACAATAG